A window of Thermoproteus sp. genomic DNA:
CGTGGGCCTGCCTATGGGTGCCTTCCTCCTCATGGACTACACTGGGATAGACGTGGTTTGCTTCATAGGCGACGCCATGGTGAAACGCGGCTTTAAGACCCACCCCTGTCCCCTAATAGCCGAGAAGTGCCAACAGAAGAAATATGGGGTGAAGACTGGAGAAGGCTTCTACAAGTACCCGGCGCCCGGCAAGTTCCAGTGGCCCGACATACCTAAAGAGCCGGGCGAGAGGCTGGACGTAGTGGCGCTTTTGGCTCCCGCCATAAATGAAGCCGCCTATCTCGTCAGAGAGGGCATAGCCACCAGGGAGGACGTAGATAAGGCCGTGAGGCTAGGCCTTAACTGGCCGAAAGGCCCGTTGGAGCTCGCCGACGAGTTCGGGATAGACGTAGTGGTCAAGGCCCTCGAGACTTGGAAGTCCAAGACTGGCTTTGAGGAGTTCGCTCCGGATCCCCTATTGGTCCAGATGGTGCAGTCAGGCAAGTTGGGGAGGAAGTCGGGCGAGGGCTTCTACACATATGTAAAGGCCGAGGAGAAGAAGTTGGAGACCATAATCGTGCGCTACGAGGCGCCGATTGTCTGGATAATATTGAATAGACCCGAGAGGCTTAACGCCATAAACCAGAAGATGGTCGAAGAGCTGTCGGCGACTCTAGACGAAATAGCCAAGATGGACTTCGAGAAGGCGCGCGTAGTCGTGATCACAGGCGTCGGAAGGGCTTTCTCGGCTGGCGCCGACGTGACGGGCTTCGTGGGCACCACGCCCCTGTTGGCCTATAAGCTCTCTAGAGGCCTCCACGAACTAACGGAAAAGATAGAGAAATTAGATAGGCCAGTCATATGTGCGCTTAATGGATACACGCTGGGCGGCGGGCTGGAGCTGGCGCTCGCCTGCGACATAAGGATAGCCTCCGAGACGGCCGTGTTGGGCCAGCCTGAGGTAAACTTAGGCTTGTTCCCGGGCGGCGGAGGCACGCAGAGGCTGACTAGACTTGTGGGGCTGGCTAAAGCCAAAGAGCTCATATTCACTGGCGACAACATATCAGCCAGAGATGCCGAAAAGATAGGGCTAGTCAATAAGGTGGTCCCGCCGGAGAGGCTAGAGCAGGAGGCCAGAGCGTTAGCTTTGAAGCTAGCCGAAAAGCCGCCGATAGCGCTCGCCATGGCTAAATACGCCATAAACTACGGCTACGAGGCACCGTTGTGGGCCGCCTTAGACCTAGAGGCCGCCCACTTCGGCGTTGTGTTCTCCACCGAGGATCTATACGAAGGCGTCAGCGCGTTTTTACAAAAGAGGAAGCCGCAATATAAAGGGAAATGAGCCTCAGGAACGTCTACATAGTAGACTTCAGGCGCGTTCCCTTCAGCAGGCTCACCAGGAAGGAGCCCCAAAAGGACATTTACTACAACATGAGACCTGAGGAGATTGCCGCCATCGTGGTGAGAGACCTCATAGAGAGGAATGGAATAAAGCCTGAGGATGTAGACGACTTGATTACGGGCATGGCCCTACAGA
This region includes:
- a CDS encoding 3-hydroxyacyl-CoA dehydrogenase/enoyl-CoA hydratase family protein yields the protein MAKKVAVIGAGTMGHGIAELFAIAGYEVALVDVAEDFLKRALQNIEWSLNKFAEKGQIKEDPKTILARIKPIVNDVCKAVDGIEIMVEAVIEEIETKKKVFAEADRCAPPNAILATNTSSLPITEISEAVRPERRPLVVGMHFFNPPPLMPLVEIIKGKYTSDETVKRVAEYAAQLGKQTVVVNKDVPGFIVNRILARVNDAACWTVARGEADIIAVDSALRYRVGLPMGAFLLMDYTGIDVVCFIGDAMVKRGFKTHPCPLIAEKCQQKKYGVKTGEGFYKYPAPGKFQWPDIPKEPGERLDVVALLAPAINEAAYLVREGIATREDVDKAVRLGLNWPKGPLELADEFGIDVVVKALETWKSKTGFEEFAPDPLLVQMVQSGKLGRKSGEGFYTYVKAEEKKLETIIVRYEAPIVWIILNRPERLNAINQKMVEELSATLDEIAKMDFEKARVVVITGVGRAFSAGADVTGFVGTTPLLAYKLSRGLHELTEKIEKLDRPVICALNGYTLGGGLELALACDIRIASETAVLGQPEVNLGLFPGGGGTQRLTRLVGLAKAKELIFTGDNISARDAEKIGLVNKVVPPERLEQEARALALKLAEKPPIALAMAKYAINYGYEAPLWAALDLEAAHFGVVFSTEDLYEGVSAFLQKRKPQYKGK